The following are encoded in a window of Thermoproteota archaeon genomic DNA:
- a CDS encoding iron permease, with amino-acid sequence MAFGRFVLLFLAVSLAFTGVNQTSYAQSADSKAYSVIEITKVILTYTDEQISQGNTADAEEYSKIASAQFANNLLPLRENNPDTTDEIHLLLLDLPSTITSNPQEASTIIGQILNLLDTYSISDYAAEFMISDMMIIADEEYQKFIDKNKESSYKLAKTLFSESEQRFLQETSFDTRLHEELVSFYKELLEMVENKANFVTVGAMTSAIQRDLVGTENVFFDEKSLYDKIYTLYDQLLVKLDEGDYAAAEELAIEAYLENFEYLEPNIERVDSELLYTLEWDMREELRDMIKNKQDANRIKIFLTESIIPDLNTAEGKVMEHLQNNPNPNAAFAESRVLKAMGDASDDAKSSVKNEIDFIRDSLQEMMIHYQNEDYQSAYATARTAYLDSYEYVEIPLRPIDPDFTLEVEYLFAELRNQIKEQAPYEEVQKTAIEIKRNLDESERLVTGTGTLAPMIAFSASFALIFREGLESVLILGAIITYLEASRNIKFKKYIYYGIIAAIGATGATWVVANYIISISGASRELIEAIAALSATAVLFYVSFWILNKIEHKKWMEFVKAKVWQATTTGSVMVFVMLSFFTVYREGFESVLFYQAMFGFAKYMEAYVLLGFVLGMASLLGLYFFMRKIGKRLPLRVLFGLTMGIGAYLSIAFLGNAIRELQILDIVPYTGMIGIIPRLDITLAHMTGIYPTLETLIGQIVLLGIYVAAVSYILVINPRKEKKIAQMRKSWKKENVKQTS; translated from the coding sequence ATGGCTTTTGGCAGATTTGTTTTGTTGTTTCTTGCCGTATCGCTAGCCTTTACAGGAGTCAACCAAACAAGTTATGCACAATCTGCTGATTCCAAAGCATATTCCGTGATTGAAATTACCAAAGTAATTCTCACATACACTGATGAGCAGATTTCACAAGGAAACACTGCAGATGCAGAGGAATACTCCAAGATTGCATCCGCCCAATTTGCAAATAACCTGCTTCCATTAAGGGAAAATAATCCTGATACTACTGATGAGATTCACCTACTTCTCCTTGATTTACCATCTACGATTACATCAAACCCACAGGAGGCATCTACAATCATTGGCCAAATTTTGAATTTACTTGACACATATTCTATTTCTGATTATGCGGCAGAATTTATGATATCAGATATGATGATTATAGCTGATGAAGAATATCAAAAATTTATCGACAAGAACAAAGAATCATCATACAAATTAGCAAAGACGCTTTTTTCAGAATCTGAGCAGAGATTTTTACAAGAAACTAGTTTTGATACTAGACTGCATGAGGAGCTAGTATCCTTTTACAAAGAATTACTAGAGATGGTTGAAAACAAAGCTAATTTTGTTACAGTGGGGGCAATGACTTCTGCAATACAGAGGGATTTGGTTGGAACAGAAAACGTCTTCTTTGATGAAAAGTCTCTTTATGATAAAATTTACACTTTGTATGATCAACTACTAGTGAAATTAGATGAAGGAGATTATGCCGCAGCAGAAGAGCTAGCAATTGAAGCATATCTTGAAAACTTTGAGTATCTAGAACCAAACATTGAGCGAGTGGACTCTGAGTTACTGTATACTTTGGAGTGGGATATGAGAGAAGAACTACGTGATATGATCAAAAACAAGCAAGATGCTAACCGAATCAAAATTTTCTTGACTGAATCAATCATCCCTGATCTAAACACTGCAGAAGGAAAAGTCATGGAACATTTGCAGAATAATCCAAATCCAAATGCTGCATTTGCAGAATCTCGTGTACTCAAGGCAATGGGTGATGCATCTGATGATGCAAAGTCTAGCGTGAAAAACGAGATTGATTTCATTAGAGACAGTCTTCAGGAAATGATGATTCACTATCAAAATGAAGATTATCAATCAGCATATGCCACTGCAAGAACTGCATACCTTGATAGCTACGAGTATGTTGAGATTCCATTGCGTCCAATTGATCCTGATTTTACATTGGAGGTGGAATATCTCTTTGCAGAGCTTAGAAACCAAATAAAAGAGCAAGCTCCATATGAAGAAGTACAAAAGACTGCAATTGAAATCAAAAGAAACCTTGATGAGTCAGAGAGACTAGTCACAGGAACAGGTACACTTGCACCAATGATTGCATTCTCTGCATCATTTGCACTAATATTCAGAGAAGGTTTAGAGTCTGTGTTAATTCTTGGTGCAATTATTACTTATTTGGAGGCATCACGAAATATCAAATTTAAAAAATACATCTATTATGGAATCATAGCTGCAATTGGTGCAACAGGTGCAACATGGGTTGTTGCAAATTATATCATCTCAATCTCGGGTGCAAGTAGAGAACTAATTGAGGCAATAGCTGCGTTGTCTGCAACGGCTGTTCTGTTTTATGTCAGCTTCTGGATTCTAAATAAGATTGAACACAAAAAATGGATGGAGTTTGTAAAAGCAAAGGTCTGGCAGGCAACAACTACAGGAAGTGTGATGGTCTTTGTTATGCTGTCATTCTTTACTGTATATCGTGAGGGATTTGAGTCTGTATTGTTCTATCAGGCAATGTTTGGATTTGCAAAATACATGGAAGCATATGTTTTACTGGGATTTGTCTTGGGAATGGCATCATTACTAGGATTGTACTTTTTCATGAGAAAGATTGGAAAGCGACTTCCACTGCGAGTACTGTTTGGTTTAACCATGGGCATTGGCGCATACCTCTCAATTGCATTCTTGGGCAATGCCATTCGAGAATTGCAGATACTAGACATAGTGCCCTACACCGGAATGATTGGCATTATTCCAAGGCTTGATATCACTTTGGCACACATGACTGGAATTTACCCCACACTTGAGACTCTAATTGGCCAAATAGTCCTACTTGGTATCTATGTGGCCGCAGTATCATACATACTAGTTATTAATCCAAGAAAAGAAAAGAAGATCGCTCAAATGCGAAAATCTTGGAAGAAGGAAAATGTCAAACAAACGAGTTAG